Genomic segment of Kingella negevensis:
ACCAGCACCCACAGCGTGAAAACCTTTACCAGCTATTTCCCCGACAAACACAGCATAGAAACCGAGTTTTCCCTTTCCCGTTTAAACACATTGGGTTATCACATTCACATTCCCAAAGAACTGAATTACACTCAAACCGATTTACACTTCCCAGCCAAATATAGTTAATGCACTTATCTTTTAATACTGCGTTGCCAACGCCCTTATATACTATTCGTACACGGCGGGCGTTGTCGCCTTGTCTTAAAAAATAATTGCATCAACTATAAACAAACGCAGCCTGAAAACAGTTTTCAGGCTGCGATAGTTTAAACAACAGAGTAGGGCGAATTTACCCATTATTTTTTGCAGCCTGAAAAGTTTCAGGCTGCGATTTGCGTATAATCCGCCCATCAACAACAAAGTTTTCCCAAAATGACACAATCAACCTTACTACTCGTGGATGGCTCGTCCTATCTCTACCGCGCCTTTTACGCACTCACCCACCTCACCGCACCCGACGGCACACCCACCAACGCCGTGTATGGCGTACTCAAAATGCTGCAAAGCCTCCGCGCCGACCAGCCAGCCGATTACTGCGCCGTCGTGTTTGACGCAAAAGGCAAAAACTTCCGCCACACCCTGTTCCCAGACTACAAAGCCACGCGCCCACCCATGCCAGACGACCTGCGTCCGCAAGCCGAAATGCTGCCAGAACTGGTTGAACTCATGGGCTGGAAAGTATTAAAAATCAGCGATGTAGAAGCCGATGACGTGATTGGCACACTCGCTGTTCAGGCTGCCACGCAAGGTATGAACGTCATCATATCCACAGGCGACAAAGACATGGCGCAACTGGTTAATCCACAGATTACGCTCGTCAATACCATGAAAAACGAAACGCTGGACGAACAAGGCGTGTTTGCCAAATTCAACGTACAGCCACACCAAATCCGCGATTTTCTCGCGCTGATGGGCGACAAAGTGGATAACGTGCCTGGTGTGGAAAAATGTGGCGAAAAAACCGCCGCCAAATGGCTCGCAGAATTTGGCTCGCTGGAAGAAATCATGCGCCGCGCAGACGAGTTCAAAGGCAAAATTGGCGAAAACTTACGCGCCGCCTTGCCCCGTTTGCCGCTATCGTATGAATTGGTAACGATTAAAACCGATGTGGATTTAGCCAACGAATTACCCAACGGCTTAGCAGATTTAACGCATCAAACGCCCAACTGGGGCAAACTCGCGCCACGTTTCCGTGAACTCGGTTTCAAAACATGGTTGAAAGAAGCCGAATCGCATTTAACCCAAGGCGAAAGCGGCGATTTATTCGCAGAACCCGCATTCACGCAGCCTGAAAAAGCAGAACCACAATTTGCCGCCACACCAAAAGAGCTGAATTATCAAGCTATTACCACGCCTGAACAATTAGCTGCTTTGGTTATGCGCTTGCAAGCCAGTTCACAAATCGGCTTGGACACCGAAACCACATCGCTGGAACACCTATCCGCGCGATTGGTTGGCATCAGCATTGCCTTTGCGGCTGGCGACGCGGTTTACATTCCTGTTTCGCACACCTTAGCCGCACAACAACTGGATTGGGACACCATTTCAGGCAGCCTGAAACCGTTTTTGGAAAGCGAAACGCTGGGCAAAATCGGGCAGAATTTGAAATACGACCAGCACGTTTTTAAAAATCATGGCATTGATTTAAAAGGTATTGTGGGCGATTCCATGTTAGCTTCGTATATCGTGGAAAGCCACAAAGGGCATGGCTTAGACGAGTTGGCGGAACGCTGGCTAGGCTTGGAAACGATTACTTACGAAAGTTTGTGTGGCAAAGGCGCAAAACAAATTTCGTTTGCCGATGTGAGCATTGAGCAAGCGACTGAATACGCGTGTCAGGACGCAGATTTCGCTTTGCGTTTGGAGCAGCATTTACGCGCACAAATGGACGCTAAACAGCTTGAAATGTATGAAAAAATGGAATTGCCCGTCGCGCAAGTGTTGTTTGAAATGGAACGCAACGGCGTGTTTATTGACCGTGCGGAATTAGCCAAACAGAGCGCGGAATTGGGCGCAAAATTATTGGAATTGGAACAGCAAGCGTATGCGTTGGCAGAGCAGCCATTCAATTTGAACTCGCCCAAACAGTTGCAAGAAATCTTGTTCCAAAAATTGGGCATTCCAACCAAAGGCGTGAAGAAAACGGCAAAAGGCGGTTTTTCAACTGATGAATCGGTGTTGGAAAAATTGGCTGATGATTATCCGTTACCCAAAATTATTTTACAAAACCGTGGTTTAGCCAAATTAAAATCTACTTACACCGACAAACTGCCTGAAATGATTTCGCCGCAAACGGGGCGCATTCACACCAATTACGCGCAAGCCGTGGCGATTACGGGGCGTTTAGCCAGTAATAATCCGAATTTGCAAAATATCCCCATTCGCACAGAAGAAGGGCGACGTGTTCGCCGTGCGTTTAGTGCGCCTGAAGGCAGTGTAATTGTGTCGGCGGACTACTCGCAGATTGAATTGCGGATTATGGCGCATTTGTCTGGCGACGCGACGCTTCAGGCTGCGTTTCAAAATGGCGAAGATGTGCATAGACGCACGGCAGCGGAAGTGTTTGGTATGCAGCCTGAAAGCATTTCTTCTGAGCAACGCCGTTACGCGAAAACCATCAATTTCGGGCTGATTTACGGCATGAGCGAATATGGTTTGGCGAAGTCTTTGGGGATTGATAACGTGTCTGCGTCTATGTTTATTAAACGCTATTTTGCGCGTTATACAGGCGTGGCGGATTATATGCAGCGCACGAAAGAGCAGGCGGCGCAACTGGGTTATGTGGATACGCTGTTTGGGCGCAGATTGTATTTGCCTGATATTCATGCGAAAAATGCGATGGTTCGCGCTGGGGCGGAACGTGCTGCCATCAATGCACCTATGCAAGGCACGGCAAGCGATTTGATTAAACGGGCGATGATTGCCACTTCGCATTTCTTGAAAGAACGCAGCCTGAAAACGCGTTTGATTATGCAGGTGCATGATGAGCTAGTGTTGGAAGTGCCTGAAGATGAATTGGCGTTGATTCAAAGCCAGTTGCCTGTGATTATGGCAAGCGTGGGCGAA
This window contains:
- the polA gene encoding DNA polymerase I, whose protein sequence is MTQSTLLLVDGSSYLYRAFYALTHLTAPDGTPTNAVYGVLKMLQSLRADQPADYCAVVFDAKGKNFRHTLFPDYKATRPPMPDDLRPQAEMLPELVELMGWKVLKISDVEADDVIGTLAVQAATQGMNVIISTGDKDMAQLVNPQITLVNTMKNETLDEQGVFAKFNVQPHQIRDFLALMGDKVDNVPGVEKCGEKTAAKWLAEFGSLEEIMRRADEFKGKIGENLRAALPRLPLSYELVTIKTDVDLANELPNGLADLTHQTPNWGKLAPRFRELGFKTWLKEAESHLTQGESGDLFAEPAFTQPEKAEPQFAATPKELNYQAITTPEQLAALVMRLQASSQIGLDTETTSLEHLSARLVGISIAFAAGDAVYIPVSHTLAAQQLDWDTISGSLKPFLESETLGKIGQNLKYDQHVFKNHGIDLKGIVGDSMLASYIVESHKGHGLDELAERWLGLETITYESLCGKGAKQISFADVSIEQATEYACQDADFALRLEQHLRAQMDAKQLEMYEKMELPVAQVLFEMERNGVFIDRAELAKQSAELGAKLLELEQQAYALAEQPFNLNSPKQLQEILFQKLGIPTKGVKKTAKGGFSTDESVLEKLADDYPLPKIILQNRGLAKLKSTYTDKLPEMISPQTGRIHTNYAQAVAITGRLASNNPNLQNIPIRTEEGRRVRRAFSAPEGSVIVSADYSQIELRIMAHLSGDATLQAAFQNGEDVHRRTAAEVFGMQPESISSEQRRYAKTINFGLIYGMSEYGLAKSLGIDNVSASMFIKRYFARYTGVADYMQRTKEQAAQLGYVDTLFGRRLYLPDIHAKNAMVRAGAERAAINAPMQGTASDLIKRAMIATSHFLKERSLKTRLIMQVHDELVLEVPEDELALIQSQLPVIMASVGEGVLNVPLLAEVGVGKNWDDAH